The following DNA comes from Chitinophaga nivalis.
TGGTGGCCTTACCTACCGGAATTACCGGCCAGTTGCGTTCCTGTCCGTTGATCTGCAAACGGGTTTGGGTAACCTTCAGGCTGTATTTGGCAAACTGTTGCCGGAAATTTTTCTCTCCCGCCAATGGTTGCAATCCGGCTTTCTGAAATTCGCTGCTGATAAACTGTGCTGCTTTTTCAATACCTGGAGTGCCGGGCCTGCGGCCTTGCATATCGTCTGCCGCCAGGGTACTGATAATGCGGCTTACTTCTTTTTCTTTAATGTCCTGTGCATGCACCATTGTGCTCCAACAGCTGGCAGTGACAAATAATAACAATGTTCTTTTCATACGAGCGGGTAATCTTTTGTTGTCTACGTTGATAAACGGTTACATTTAAGGTGACGGTACTAAAATACTAAAGTGTCCGCACAGGTACTTACAGTACTGCAGATTTGCTATGCTACCGGCAACAACCAGGTGAGGCAGGTATACCGGCAGTATAAACAGCCGTATTAAATATATAAAAATAAACCATCCATTGTACGCTCCTCGTGCAGGAATTGCCGGAAACCGTCCGCCGGGAATTCCGCCGCCCCCAAATATTAATTACGTATTTTTGGGCACTTACTGTATTATGTCGAATCAGCCTTTAAGACCAGACGAACATCATCTCAGCACAGCTGAGAAAGAATTTGAGAATAGTATACGTCCCCGGGAGATCATTGATTTTTCGGGACAGGACCAGATTATTGATAACCTGAAAATATTTATCAAAGCGGCCAAAATGCGTGGCGAAGCACTGGACCACGTATTGTTTCATGGCCCTCCCGGATTGGGGAAAACCACCCTCTCGCGCATTGTGGCCAATGAGATGGGCGTTAGCATCAAAGAAACTTCCGGGCCGGTCATTGAAAAACCCGGCGACCTCGCCGGTTTGCTGACCAACCTGGAAAATAAAGACGTACTGTTCATTGATGAAATACACCGACTGAGTACCGTCGTGGAAGAGTACCTGTATTCTGCCATGGAAGATTACCGGATCGATATCATGATAGATACCGGTCCCAGTGCACGTGCCATTCAGCTGACCTTACATCCGTTTACACTGATAGGCGCCACTACCCGATCCGGCCTGCTGACAGCCCCTTTGCTGTCGCGGTTTGGGATTAAGTCGCGGCTGGAATACTACAACGCGGCCACCTTGCAGAAGATCATCTGGCGTGCAGCAGGACTGCTGGGCACCAAAATTACCTCTGATGCAGCCAGCGAAATCGCCCGCCGCTCCCGGGGTACCCCCCGTATTGCAAATGGCCTGCTGCGCCGCGTACGCGACTTTGCACAGGTAGTAGGCAATGGTATCATTGATCTGGACATTGCCCAATTGAGCCTCAAAGCCCTCAATGTAGACGAATATGGCCTGGATGAAATGGATAACCGGATTTTACAGGTTATCATTGAGAATTTCAAGGGAGGGCCGGTGGGTATCACCACCATTGCTACCGCAGTAGGAGAAGAAGCCGGCACACTGGAAGAAGTGTATGAACCTTTCCTTATCCAGGAAGGTTTTATGAAACGTACCCCACGGGGCAGGGAAGTAACGCCTAAAGCCTATACGCATCTGGGAAAAACACCGTTCCAGGGAGGCACTAATCTTTTATTCTGATATCATCTGCATAAAATAAAACAGCGCCGGGTAATCAGATTACCCGGCGCTGTTGTTTTATCTGAAAAGAGATGATTGTTTAGTCTTTCACCACCAGTCTGAAACCATTTCCGTGAATATTCACGATTTCAATGTTGCTGTCTTCCTTCAGGTATTTACGCAGTTTGGCGATGTATACGTCCATACTGCGGCCATTGAAGTAGGTATCGCTGCCCCATATCTTTTTCAATGCCAGCTCCCGTGGTAACAGGTCATTTTTATGTTCGCACAGCATATGCAGCAGTTCATTTTCCTTCGGCGACAACGTATGTGATTCTCCGTTATGTCCCAGCGTACGCAGGCGGGAGTTAAACTTATAGGAGCCGATCTCAAATTCGTGTACTTCTTCTTCCTTGCTGTTCAGCTCCTGGTTACGTTTCAGGATAGCTTTAATTTTCAGCAGCAGTAATTCGCTGTCGAATGGTTTGGAGATATAATCATCCGCGCCCAGTTTGTATCCCTGGATAATATCTTCCTTCATGGTTTTGGCCGACAGGAAAAAGAGCGGAATATCGGGGTCTACGTCCCTGATTTCTTCTGCCAGTTTAAAGCCGTCCATATTGGGCATCATAATATCCAACAGGCAAATGTCGAACTTCTCCCGGCGGAAGGCAGCCAATGCAAGGATACCATCCCGGCACAGCTCCACATCATAGTCATTCAATTCCAGGTAGTTTTTCAACACCATACCCAAATTGGTATCATCTTCAGCCAGTAATATTTTCGGTTTACGTTCTTCCATAATCATAAAGGGTTGATTATAACAAATATAAAGTTTTTCTACGGCACGGAAGGTCGTTAAAATTTGGGCTTATCCAGTCAAATAAATTGTTAAAACTGCTGCTGTAGCGGATTATTACAGGTATTACTTCTTTAACAGGGAGGTAAACGGATGCCGCAGGTTCCCGTAACCAATCATATCTACGATAATATTGCCGACAGAGATGGGGCTTTCGATACGCAGGGGAATTTTATTGGCATCGTCGCTCACCCATACCGTCATTTTTTCCCCCCCTTCAAAAATAGTCCCTTTAATCAGCAGGGGTTTGAATTTGATGGCCCTGAATTTACCGAATTTGGTATTAATTTCTTCTGTACCCAGGTAGCGGATGTAGATATTATACACCTCATCGTCCAGGAACATGGCAAAAGGGATTTTATCTCCCACATTATACCGGCCAAAATCAATGTTGCGGGCATAGTAGATGGCGCTGACCACATCCTGTACACAGGGAGGAACCGTAAAGGTACCGTTGGTACTCACGGCCTGATGGGCAGCCTGATTAAATACCACATTGTTGTAGATTTTGTATCCGCCTTCGCTTACATTCCGCAGGAACTTGAGGGGTTGCATGGTAGCCGTATCGATAAAACTTTCGTACTTATCGCGTACTTTAAATACCCAGTCATATGCCCGGTAGGTTTTACCATCACCGGTTACATGATAAACATCGCGGTTGGCAAACCGTTCCAAAGCGCAGGTGAAGGTGGCTTCACCGGCACCTACATACATTTTCCCGAGGTTATAGAATACTTTCAGGGTAATGGTTTCACCAGCATTGAAACTGGTATTGCGGATAGAGCAAAAATCATTTTGCGCTTTTGTGGGTTGAACACAGGAGAGTCCTAAGATGATGAGTAGAAGATACCTCATTGCTGGAAGCTATTTTTCCTTAAAAATTTTTACTCCTAAAAGCAGCACACTACCTAATACGGCCGGCAACACCAGATTAATCAACCAGATCCCTACAGTGGCCGCTATGATAGCTGCCGTGTTGGTACTGAGTAAACCGAGAAAGAAGATGCTGACTTTTCCGCGGAGTCCCAGTTCGGCGATGGCAATGGTAGGCACTACTGCCATTACCAGGTAAATAACACTATTTAATAAAAAGGCCTGCCACCACAAGAATTCCAGTCCCAGGGCGTCCAACAAAATCAAATACTGTGCCGAGAAGACCACATACCGGAGGGCTGAAAGCAGCAACAGGTAACGCAAATCTCCGGATGAGTATTTCACAATAATCTGTACAAACACTTTTATTTTTCGCAAAAGGGGCACTTTCTCAAAAACAGCCAGAATTATTCGTAACCGAAAATATAACAATATCGTCAGCACACAAATTACTATCAGCAACCCTAATAATATTTTATACCAGATACTGGCAGGCATTGGCCCATTTCCCTTTGCCAGCGCGAAGTTATTCAGGTAATAGATCAGTCCAATTAACCCAAAAATAACAGTCACTATCAGCTGACTGAAGCTACCAACTATCGTTGCTGCAATAGCTTTGAGCTTATTATGATTTTTAAGATATAAGATACGACCACCGTACTCGCCTACACGATTAGGGGTATTAATAGATAAAGATACCCCGGAAAGAATAGCGCTGAAGGCTCTTAAAAAAGAAATCTCCTGTAATGGCTTCACCAGCTTTTGCCACTTCCTG
Coding sequences within:
- a CDS encoding response regulator transcription factor yields the protein MEERKPKILLAEDDTNLGMVLKNYLELNDYDVELCRDGILALAAFRREKFDICLLDIMMPNMDGFKLAEEIRDVDPDIPLFFLSAKTMKEDIIQGYKLGADDYISKPFDSELLLLKIKAILKRNQELNSKEEEVHEFEIGSYKFNSRLRTLGHNGESHTLSPKENELLHMLCEHKNDLLPRELALKKIWGSDTYFNGRSMDVYIAKLRKYLKEDSNIEIVNIHGNGFRLVVKD
- a CDS encoding lysylphosphatidylglycerol synthase domain-containing protein: MNKSTKIILNYLLGAGLFTWLAYSIYTQLIHRDNLRESLRHMGESLEKKGWMGILLVLIFMLINWGLEARKWQKLVKPLQEISFLRAFSAILSGVSLSINTPNRVGEYGGRILYLKNHNKLKAIAATIVGSFSQLIVTVIFGLIGLIYYLNNFALAKGNGPMPASIWYKILLGLLIVICVLTILLYFRLRIILAVFEKVPLLRKIKVFVQIIVKYSSGDLRYLLLLSALRYVVFSAQYLILLDALGLEFLWWQAFLLNSVIYLVMAVVPTIAIAELGLRGKVSIFFLGLLSTNTAAIIAATVGIWLINLVLPAVLGSVLLLGVKIFKEK
- the ruvB gene encoding Holliday junction branch migration DNA helicase RuvB yields the protein MSNQPLRPDEHHLSTAEKEFENSIRPREIIDFSGQDQIIDNLKIFIKAAKMRGEALDHVLFHGPPGLGKTTLSRIVANEMGVSIKETSGPVIEKPGDLAGLLTNLENKDVLFIDEIHRLSTVVEEYLYSAMEDYRIDIMIDTGPSARAIQLTLHPFTLIGATTRSGLLTAPLLSRFGIKSRLEYYNAATLQKIIWRAAGLLGTKITSDAASEIARRSRGTPRIANGLLRRVRDFAQVVGNGIIDLDIAQLSLKALNVDEYGLDEMDNRILQVIIENFKGGPVGITTIATAVGEEAGTLEEVYEPFLIQEGFMKRTPRGREVTPKAYTHLGKTPFQGGTNLLF
- a CDS encoding DUF3108 domain-containing protein produces the protein MRYLLLIILGLSCVQPTKAQNDFCSIRNTSFNAGETITLKVFYNLGKMYVGAGEATFTCALERFANRDVYHVTGDGKTYRAYDWVFKVRDKYESFIDTATMQPLKFLRNVSEGGYKIYNNVVFNQAAHQAVSTNGTFTVPPCVQDVVSAIYYARNIDFGRYNVGDKIPFAMFLDDEVYNIYIRYLGTEEINTKFGKFRAIKFKPLLIKGTIFEGGEKMTVWVSDDANKIPLRIESPISVGNIIVDMIGYGNLRHPFTSLLKK